One segment of Octopus sinensis unplaced genomic scaffold, ASM634580v1 Contig16788, whole genome shotgun sequence DNA contains the following:
- the LOC115230920 gene encoding alpha-mannosidase 2x-like, with the protein MEHQLRGAEILFFLVSRYLKIHDGSKFPLIEFMQSLVNARRNLALFQHHDGITGTSKDVVVDDYGDRLLTAMMEMKRLTTESITFLMMKEKSKYSYSKEKPMFNVDEKREKHFSIPERSVLKISDTPQ; encoded by the exons ATGGAACACCAGCTGCG GGGTGCTGAGATCCTTTTCTTCCTGGTCAGTCGATACCTTAAGATACATGATGGCAGCAAATTCCCTCTCATAGAGTTCATGCAGAGTCTGGTTAATGCTCGACGGAACCTTGCACTGTTTCAGCACCATGATGGTATTACGGGGACTTCCAAAGACGTCGTAGTTGACGACTATGGTGACAG gttgCTGACTGCTATGATGGAGATGAAGAGACTGACAACAGAATCCATCACATTTTTAATGATGAAGGAGAAAAGCAAATACAGCTACTCCAAAGAAAAACCTATGTTTAATGTT gaTGAAAAAAGGGAGAAGCATTTTTCTATACCAGAACGTTCTGTTTTGAAAATAAGTGATACTCCTCAGTAA